The Thermomicrobiales bacterium genome contains a region encoding:
- a CDS encoding NAD(P)-dependent oxidoreductase has protein sequence MTTLLTGGNGWVPSFVMRKLAQSGERVISYDLMPVDEMLREHLGDAISNVTFIHGDVTDLEHLQAIAKNTGVSRIIHAAAITPRLWREQKEPRRILDVNLGGTVNVLEVARALPKFERMVYIGSGAAWGSGHTGETIDEDAPSLATGLYGITKHTSERVALRYKELFGLDIVSMRPANVYGPMERDTPGYVGATELREMLRVLMAGEELRVASLDGPYRDWTYVEDIAEGIVRAWATPNLPHDIYSITDGRQYSIGEMLAAFKRAWPEIEYRLVPEGEANTPLRDEPRGPRPKNDRLREDFGWTPETPLEVGVAKYLEWIRANGAQ, from the coding sequence ATGACGACGTTGCTGACAGGTGGGAATGGCTGGGTGCCCAGCTTCGTCATGCGCAAGCTGGCGCAATCCGGCGAGCGAGTCATCTCCTACGACCTGATGCCGGTCGACGAGATGCTCCGTGAGCATCTGGGCGACGCCATCTCTAACGTCACGTTCATTCACGGCGACGTGACCGACCTGGAACATTTGCAGGCCATCGCCAAAAACACCGGCGTTAGCCGCATCATCCACGCGGCGGCGATCACACCGCGACTCTGGCGGGAGCAGAAGGAACCGCGCCGGATCCTCGACGTCAATCTGGGCGGCACCGTCAATGTCCTTGAGGTGGCGCGGGCGCTGCCAAAATTCGAGCGCATGGTCTACATCGGCTCCGGCGCTGCCTGGGGCTCCGGCCATACCGGCGAGACGATCGACGAGGACGCACCGAGCCTGGCAACTGGCCTCTACGGCATCACCAAGCACACGAGCGAGCGCGTCGCGCTGCGCTACAAGGAGCTGTTTGGCCTCGATATCGTGTCGATGCGCCCGGCAAACGTCTACGGCCCGATGGAGCGCGACACCCCCGGCTATGTCGGGGCGACCGAGTTGCGCGAGATGCTGCGCGTGCTGATGGCCGGCGAGGAGCTGCGCGTCGCCAGTCTCGACGGACCCTATCGGGACTGGACCTACGTCGAGGACATAGCAGAGGGCATCGTCCGGGCCTGGGCAACGCCGAATCTGCCGCACGACATCTACTCGATCACCGACGGGCGGCAGTATTCGATTGGCGAGATGCTGGCGGCGTTCAAGCGCGCCTGGCCGGAGATTGAGTACCGACTCGTGCCGGAGGGCGAGGCGAATACACCGCTGCGCGACGAGCCACGTGGCCCGCGTCCGAAGAACGATCGCTTGCGGGAAGATTTTGGTTGGACACCCGAAACCCCGCTGGAGGTCGGCGTCGCCAAGTATCTGGAGTGGATTCGAGCCAATGGCGCGCAGTAG